ATGCACCTTCTATGGAAGCCTCTTCGGTGCCCTACCCCTCCTTCCGTTCTTGCCGTCAACCATCTCTCAGGTAGCAACCGCCGACTGGCACGGCACCGCTGCAGTGATCTGGCTGAGTGTCGGCTGCACGGTATTTGCCTTCTGCTCCTGGTCCCGCACGCTGTCGGCAACCTCTGCCTCCACCAGCTCACTGGTGTTGTACGGCGTCCCCGTAGCAGCTCTTGCCGTTAACGCTGCACTCACCCAGTCTGCGCCAGCGCACACCGCATTCGTCGGAGGTGCTCTCGTCCTAGCCGGAGTCGCCTTCACCGCTACCCGCCGTCCTCAAACCGCGCCCAGTTCTAGGACAGGGACACGCCCAACGCAGGCACCGTGTGCAGAGCCCTCGTTGCCGCAACTCAGCCAGTCGGCCCGGCTATCGACCCAATTCTTTACCGAACGCGACTCACCGGGTGCGGAGTGTGAGCATCTTTGCGGTGAGAGCACCAGTTCTCCGGCTTTTCATTAGCAGCCTGCATGATTCAAACGTGACCGATTTACGGCCTATAATCACCCACTACCAACTTCCCCGGATGGAGAACATCATGAGCCGCAGTGACGTCCTCGTAGACGCCGACTGGGTCGAGGCCCACCTGAACGACGCGAACGTCGTCATCGTCGAGGTGGACGAGGACACGTCCGCGTACGACAAGAACCACATCACCAACGCCGTCCGGATCGACTGGAAGAGCGACCTCCAGGACCCGGTCCGCCGCGACTTCGTGGACCAGGAGGGCTTCGAGAAGCTCCTCTCCGCCAAGGGCATCTCCAACGACGACACCGTCGTCCTCTACGGCGGCAACAACAACTGGTTCGCGTCCTACGCCTACTGGTACTTCAAGCTCTACGGCCACCAGGACGTCCGCCTGCTCGACGGCGGCCGCAAGAAGTGGGAGCTCGACTCCCGCGACCTGGTCGACGGCGCCGACGTCCCGAACCGCCCGGCCACGCAGTACAAGGCCAAGGTCCAGGACACCTCGATCCGCGCCTTCCGTGACGACGCGGTCGCCGCGATCGGCACGAAGAACCTGGTCGACGTCCGCTCTCCCGACGAGTTCTCGGGCAAGCTGCTCGCGCCAGCGCACCTCCCGCAGGAGCAGTCGCAGCGTCCGGGCCACATCCCGAGCGCCCGCAACATCCCGTGGTCGAAGAACGCCAACGACGACGGCACCTTCAAGTCTGACGAGGAGCTCACCGCCCTCTACCAGGCCGAGCAGGTCGACCTGGCGAAGGACACCATCGCCTACTGCCGCATCGGTGAGCGCTCCGCGCTCACCTGGTTCGTGCTGTACGAGCTCCTGGGCCAGACGAACGTCAAGAACTACGACGGCTCCTGGACCGAGTACGGCTCGCTGGTCGGCGTGCCGATCGAGCTCGGCGCCAACAAGTAATTCCGCGGGCACGCGACGCCCTCGCAGTAGACGTACGACCTCTCTAGGACAGGACAGAGAACATGTGTGGAGCACAGATCGGCGGGCCCGACCTCGCGATGCTGAAGCCCGGTGAGACCGCGATCCAGGGCCAGATCACCCAGGGCGGCGAGCCGGTGTCCGGCTACGTCCGCCTGCTGGACTCGACCGGCGAGTTCACCGCCGAGGTCCCGACCTCGGCCACCGGCCAGTTCCGCTTCTACGCGGCCCCCGGCTCCTGGACGCTGCGCGCGCTCGTCCCGGGTGCCAAGGCCGACCGCGCCGTCGTGGTCGCCGAGGCCGGCGGCGTGACGGACGTAGCGATCGCGGTCTGAGCTCTGGTAGCGCGCTCGCGCAATGGCTCGCGGGCGTGCCACTAGAGGTGACACCGTGCTCCCCGATGGGCGCGAACAGGTCGAGTGGAACACCGGACACGCCCCTGGCGTCTGGCCTCTACACGCTCTGCTGGCTGGTGACCAGCGCCCGGCCTCCGGCCGCCACTCAAAGCCAGCTGCTGGTGGTGATCTGCGCTTCCCGGCACCACTCCCACTTCTGAACCAACGCGGAGCCGACACCGCGAACGCCAAGGAAAGAATGAACGCCTGGGCGCAGGCCGGACCCCCAGTCGTCAACGAACGCGGAAGAAGAGGCCGGACAGGGTGAGCGCCCTCATACTCGCCCTGGCCGCCGGGGCCGTCGTCGGCTTGGCACTCGGCGCGATGGGCGGAGGCGGCAGCGTCCTGGCCGTCCCCGCCCTGATCTACTTCTTCGGCTTCACCCCGGCCACCGCCGCCACCGCGTCCCTGATCATCGTCACCACCACCTCGGCAACCGCCCTTTACACCCACGCCGCCTCGGGCAACATCCAGTGGAAGAACGGCATTCTGTTCGCGGCCGCCGGGATCCTGCCCGCCATCACCGCGGCAGCCCTCTCCACCCGCGTCCCGAGGCAGCGCTGACAGCGGCCTTCGCCGCGATAGCGGCCCTCGCGGCGTGGCGCATGCTAAAGACACCTCATCCCAGCCCGCAGACTCAACAGCTCCGGCCCGCACGGGCCGGCGCAGCGGGCGCCGGACTCGGCGCGGTCACCGGCTTCCTCGGCGTCGGCGGCGGGTTCCTCGCCGTCCCCGCCCTCGTCTCCGTCCTGGGTCTGCGCATGCGTGCTGCGGTCGGCACCAGCCTCCTGGTCATCACCGTCAACTCCCTTGCCGCGCTCGCCACCCGCGCCGGCCCCCCTGCACTGGACTGTCATCGCCCCCTTCACCGGCGCTGCGATCATCGGAGCCTGGGACGGCAAACGCCTCGCCGCCAAAATCTCCGAACCGCTCTCCAGCACGTGTTCGCGATCGTGCTCCTGGCCGTCGCCCCCTCATGCTCATCGACGCCCTCCACTGAACCCCGATCGCCACGCAACGCGACAGTCCTCGGTGTCCTCGTCGTCAACGGTTATTGCGTCCGGGTCCCGCAGAGGTCGCAGTCCATGAGTCCGCAGGCTCCTCAACCGGCTTCCCGTCGCCCGTGTTGCGGGGGCCGGGCACCGTGACCGCGGTGAGGTTGAGCCGGGCAGCGATGTCGAGGTTCACCTCGCCGTACATCTCCTTATCTGGACACCTTCGAGTGACGCCTGAACCGGCGCCGTGGCGATCGAGGCGCAGGGTTCGTTGGGCCATCCGAGTGCAGGCTCGGGGGGGGTGCCTCTATGTCCTTCGTCAAGGCACCTCTGTCGGGTTTGGGGTGATTCGGTCTTGCTGGGGTCATGCGGCGAGCTCGACGTCCGCGGGCGTGCGGGATTCGTAGAAGGTGCCGTCTCGGAGCATGGCGAACAGGACGCTGATGCGTTGGCGCGCGAGGCGGAGGAGGGCCTGGGTGTGGGTTTTGCCGCGGGCGCGTTGCTTGTCGTAGTAGGCGCGGGAGGCGGGATCGGCGTTCATGCAGGCGAAGGCGGAAAGGAACATGGCGCGTTTGAGCTGGCGGTTGCCGCCTCGGGGCGCGTGTTCGCCGTGGATCGAGGTCCCCGACGACTTCGTGGTCGGGGCGAGTCCGGCGTAGGAGGCCAGGTGGGCGGCGTTCGGGAAGCTGGTGCCGTCGCCGACGGTGACCAGCAGGACGGCGGCGGTCCTGACGCCGACGCCGGGCATCGACGTCAGGACCGGGGAAAGAGGGTGGGCCTCCAGCAGGGCGTTGATCTGGGCTTCCAGGGCCCGGCGCTGTTCGTGGACAGCGGCGAGCGAGCGGGCCAGGGAGGGCACGACGATGTCGAGGGTGCCGGTCCCCGGGACCACGACGGTCTGCTCGTCCAACGCCTCGAAGACATCGTCGATCAGCCGCTGGGCCATGCGCGGGGCCTTGGGCCGGATGAGCTCGACGAGCCTGCGGCGGCCGGCTTTGCGCAGTGCGGCGGGGGAGCCGTAGCGCTCCAGCAGCCAGGTGACGGCCTGGTGGTCGAGGCGGGGGCCCAGAACGCGCTCCAGCGACGGGTGGAACTGGGTGAGCAGGCCGCGTATCCGGTTGGAAGTGCGGGTGGCCTCGGCCGCGAGGTCCTGGTCGAAGCCGACGAGGACCGTGAGTTCCGCGGTGATCTCGTCGGTGAGTTCCAGCGAGCGCAGGGTGTGCGGCATGGTGCGGGCCGCATCCGCGATGACCGCAGCGTCCTTCGCATCGGTCTTGGCCTCGCCCGGATACAGGTCGGCGATCCGCCGCATCGCGAGTCCGGGCAGGTAGGCGACCTTGCAGCCCGCGTCCCGGGCGACCGTGAGTGGGAGGGCTCCGATGGATGCGGGCTGGTCCACGATCACCAGGACGGTGCCGAACTTCGCGGCCAGTTTGTCGAACACGGCCCGCAGTTTCGGCTCGCTGTTGGGCAGCTGCTTGTCGAAGACCTTCTTCCCGGCCGGGGTGAGTCCGTGGCCGTGGTGGGCACTCTTGCCGACGTCCAGGCCCAGGAACACGCTCACGTCTTCGATCTCGAACATTGTGCCCTTTCCCGGGTGTTGACGGTGCCGGCCTCGGCTTGGGTGTCGTGCTCGCGCATCCACGTTATGCAGACCTGCCGCCCGCGAGCTGTCCGGCATTGCGCCGGACCGGGTGGTGGCCGGACCTCTCATCAGCGTCTCCGACGGCACCTCCCGGGCCCGGGTTGAGTCGGCCTGGGGCGCGGTGCCGGGATTACTCCCGGTCCGTCTCCCCAGGCCGCTCGCCGAACCCGCCGTGCGTCTCACAACGCAACGGGCTCTCCACGGTCTCTGCCGTTCTGCGTGGTTATGCAGGGACCCAAGGATTGGGAATCTTGCTGCCCCGGTAGCGGTAGCGGGTAACCGGCACCGCCGCCATATCGAACAACTCGACCCCGTCCACCGAAATCGGCTTCCAGCTCCCATTGGGTGCCTTCAGCCAGCGGCGGACGTCCTTCCACCTCCAGCGATGCAGGGTCTGCATCCACTTGACCACCCGCCACCAGACGAAATTCGCCAGGTTGCTCAGGGTGTGTTTGCAGACTGCATGCCTGAAGTAGTTGGCCCAGCCGTGCATGATCAGATTGAGCCTGGCCAGCACGTCTCTGGGGTTCTGCTGCGACTTCCTGCGTGTCAGGGCACGAATCCTGTCCTTCAGCGACCGGTGGGCCGGTCCGCGATGAACGTGTAGACGTACCACTTGTCCGTTCCTCGCTTGCGCTTCCACTGGATGCGGAACCCAAGGAAGTCGAACGCTTCACTCATGTGCACGATCCGGGTCTTGGCTGGTGACAGCCGCAACCCAAGTGGTTCGAGCACTTCAGTGACCTCGTGCTTCAGGTCCTCGACGTCGGCCCGGGAGCCATTCACGAGCACCACAAGGTGAGTCGGCGGCGGGAATCTCACCCGCCGCCGCTCTCAGAGGACGGTTCGTGAGTCTTCGGGTGGTTCTGTCGTCGCCTGATGGTGTGGGTGCGGACTGAAACCCGCTGTCCACGGTCGTTGTTCTGGTGATCTGATGAGGTGACTGAACGTAAGCCGTACCCGAGTGACTTATCGGACGGGCAGTGGGCGCTGATCGAGCCGGTGATCACGGCGTGGAAGAGCCGGCATCGCTCGGTCAGCGGCCACCAGGGCGCCTATGCGATGCGGGAGATCGTGAACGCGATCCTCTACCAGGGCCGGACCGGCTGCCAGTGGGCCTACCTCCCGAACGACCTGCCGCCCAAGAGCGCGACGTACTACTACTTCGCCGTCTGGCGGGACGACGGGACCGACCGGGTCATCCACGAGCTCCTGCGCTGCCAGGTCCGCGAGCGGGCCCGCCGATTAGAGGACCCGACCCTGGTGGTGCTGGACACGCAGAGTGTCCACGCGGCGGCCGGGGTCCCCGCCTCCACGAGCGGCCGCGACGCCGCGAAGCGCGTCCCAGGCCGCAAGCGGGGCCTGGCCGTGGACGTGCTCGGGCTGGTCATCGCGGTAGTCGTCCTCGCCGCGAGCGCGCACGACAACGCCGCCGGCATCGCTCTGCTCGGCCAGGTTGCCGAGAACACCGGCAACACCGTCGAGAAGGCCCTGGTCGACCAGGGCTTCAAGACCGCCGTGGTCGCCCACGGCACCACGCTCGGTATCGACGTGGAGATCGTCCAACGCAACCCTCAGGACATCGGTTTCGTCCCGCAGCCGAAGCGCTGGAGGGTCGAGCAGACCTACGGAATCCTGATACTGCACCGGCGCCTGGTCCGCGACTACGAACACCGCCCGGCCTCCTCGGCCTCCCGCGTCTACTGGGCCATGACCCACGTGATGGCCCGCCGGCTCACCGGAGAGAACACCCCCACCTGGCGCGACCCGCGAGTGATTGCCGCGTGAACCTCCAGCCCCTCCTCGATGCCCTCGGCATCCAGGAAGACGCCGCCCGGGCCCTGGCCGACGACCTCCGCGGGCAGATCACCGAACTGCACAACCGCCTTCGGGAAGCCGAGACCCGTCTCGAACACCTCACGATCACACGACAGACCGTCACCAGCCTCACCGACCGGCTCCCGGCCGGCCCACCGGACCTGCCCGAGCACCCGGACTACTCCCGCATCCTCAGCGTCTTCAACGATGCGACCGGCCCTCTACGAGCTCGGGACATCTGCGAAGCCCTTGACCACGAACCGCTGCCGAAGAACATCGAGGGCACCCGCGCAAAACTGAAACGCCTGGTCAAGCTCGACATCCTCACCGAAGCCGACACCGGCAGCTTCACCAGGAAGCAGTAGCCCGCACCAGGCCTCGCCTGGAAACCGACATCACCTTACGAACCGTCGGGTAGCGACGGCGCATTGCTGCGCCGCCGCCCCCTCGGAACCGTGCATGCGACTTATCACCGCACACGGCTCGGGCAAGCCACAAGGGCTGGCAGGTTCTGCTGAGTTCGCTGTTCCGATGCCACTCTTGCTGAGCGTCGGTGGTGGCAGTAGCTATGCAGGAGATGGATGCGATTCCGATCGCCAGAACCATCGTTCTGCAAGGTCAACACCTCTTTGCGGAGAGCCTTGCGGACGACGGTGAACCACGTTCCCCATTCCTCTGGAGCTTGTGGTTCCTGGTCGGCGTACAGAAGGTAGTCCCCGCACTCCGGACAGCGTCCTTCTTGCGCTTTGAGTAGGCGCAAGGTCGACTGATCGAGGGGCGGTGGTCTTCTCCTGCGTCGTCGTTTGGCCCAGTACTCGGCCAGCTCAGGGTCGTCTGGTGACGCCCCAGACTTGACCGCCTGGTGCCGAACGATCGGAATCCAGGAGAACTTGATGAGATAGGCACCGTTGTCACGGTTGCCGAAGACCCATCGATCCTTCCTGGCGGTGTTGAAAGCGCCGTAGTACCGATCCACAACCCAGCGTGTGGGTTTGCTCTGGTGACTATGTAGACCCCACCGGTAGGTGAGCCTCCACACATAGGCATCCAGCGCGTTGAATATTCGGCTGGACACCACGGTCCGGTAGTAGCAAGCCCAACCCTTGATGATGGGATTGAGCTTGGCTAAGACTGCCGCCGAGTTCGCACCGCGTAGGGCATGCATCTCATCAGCGAGTCTCTTCCGGATTCGTTTAACGGCGTCTCTGCTGGGCTTGATGATGAGCTTTCCACTGTCGTAACGGCGGATGTTGAACCCTAGGAAATCGACCCCTTGTGTCAGATGGACGATCTGGGTCTTCTCTTCGTTGAAGGTAAGACCCTTGGGAGTCAACCACTCACTCAACCGCGCTTTGACCCACTCGGCTTGCTCCTGGCTGGAGCATAAGGCGAGAAGATCGTCAGCGTAGCGGACCAGCACCGGGGCACCACGCACTACCTCGACGATGTTTCCGTCTTGGCCGGTGCGATAGCGTACCCCGGCCGCACTCTCCATTCCATGGAGGGCGATATTGAGTAGCAATGGACTGACCACACCGCCCTGAGGCGTTCCCTCGCGGGTCGGGGTGAGCCAGCCCCTCTCAACCACACCTGCCTTCAACCAGCCGTGGACCAACTTCCTAGCAGGGAAGGTGCCGAGCTGGTTGAGGATGTGATCATGACTGATGCGGTCGAAGGCTGCCTTGAGATCCGCGTCGAGCACCCACAGGCGTTTGGCATTCTTACCGCACGCTGTGGTGAAGATGGTCTCAATCGCGTCATGACAGCCGCGGCCCGGCCGGAATCCGTAAGATCTCGGCTCGAACCTGGCCTCCCACTCTGGTTCCAGCGCATTGACGACACGGGCTTGTCGCACGCGATCTACAATGACGGGAATCCCCAGTGGGCGCCGCTTCCCGTTCGCCTTCGCTACATAGACCCTCCTGACTGGCCGGGC
Above is a genomic segment from Streptomyces sp. NBC_01454 containing:
- a CDS encoding sulfurtransferase, translated to MSRSDVLVDADWVEAHLNDANVVIVEVDEDTSAYDKNHITNAVRIDWKSDLQDPVRRDFVDQEGFEKLLSAKGISNDDTVVLYGGNNNWFASYAYWYFKLYGHQDVRLLDGGRKKWELDSRDLVDGADVPNRPATQYKAKVQDTSIRAFRDDAVAAIGTKNLVDVRSPDEFSGKLLAPAHLPQEQSQRPGHIPSARNIPWSKNANDDGTFKSDEELTALYQAEQVDLAKDTIAYCRIGERSALTWFVLYELLGQTNVKNYDGSWTEYGSLVGVPIELGANK
- a CDS encoding DMT family transporter yields the protein MVVTAALWGSAFPAISIALPGYSPTAIAVLRMGISALLLLPFLLQGRIRTLGLRDALRMATFGLAGMTAYQLLLYAGEQSVDAGTAAMLISTSPIFVMLLGAFLLGERPSARGTVGLGVALSGALLIAMTTGHSGGTLAGAGLVIAAAAAQAASFVVQKPLLARYSGIECTFYGSLFGALPLLPFLPSTISQVATADWHGTAAVIWLSVGCTVFAFCSWSRTLSATSASTSSLVLYGVPVAALAVNAALTQSAPAHTAFVGGALVLAGVAFTATRRPQTAPSSRTGTRPTQAPCAEPSLPQLSQSARLSTQFFTERDSPGAECEHLCGESTSSPAFH
- a CDS encoding DUF1416 domain-containing protein, which encodes MCGAQIGGPDLAMLKPGETAIQGQITQGGEPVSGYVRLLDSTGEFTAEVPTSATGQFRFYAAPGSWTLRALVPGAKADRAVVVAEAGGVTDVAIAV
- a CDS encoding group II intron maturase-specific domain-containing protein; this encodes MEAQARNGQVVRLHVHRGPAHRSLKDRIRALTRRKSQQNPRDVLARLNLIMHGWANYFRHAVCKHTLSNLANFVWWRVVKWMQTLHRWRWKDVRRWLKAPNGSWKPISVDGVELFDMAAVPVTRYRYRGSKIPNPWVPA
- the ltrA gene encoding group II intron reverse transcriptase/maturase; amino-acid sequence: MTTRTSEAAPAVVPAPSLVNGPEDLDWHWDAIDWGHAEAQVRRLRQRIFKATQEGDLKKVRNLQKLMLRSFSNTLVSVRKVTEVNAGRLTPGIDGRVITTSQGKTGLTQALRRSVREPKARPVRRVYVAKANGKRRPLGIPVIVDRVRQARVVNALEPEWEARFEPRSYGFRPGRGCHDAIETIFTTACGKNAKRLWVLDADLKAAFDRISHDHILNQLGTFPARKLVHGWLKAGVVERGWLTPTREGTPQGGVVSPLLLNIALHGMESAAGVRYRTGQDGNIVEVVRGAPVLVRYADDLLALCSSQEQAEWVKARLSEWLTPKGLTFNEEKTQIVHLTQGVDFLGFNIRRYDSGKLIIKPSRDAVKRIRKRLADEMHALRGANSAAVLAKLNPIIKGWACYYRTVVSSRIFNALDAYVWRLTYRWGLHSHQSKPTRWVVDRYYGAFNTARKDRWVFGNRDNGAYLIKFSWIPIVRHQAVKSGASPDDPELAEYWAKRRRRRRPPPLDQSTLRLLKAQEGRCPECGDYLLYADQEPQAPEEWGTWFTVVRKALRKEVLTLQNDGSGDRNRIHLLHSYCHHRRSARVASEQRTQQNLPALVACPSRVR
- a CDS encoding IS110 family transposase produces the protein MFEIEDVSVFLGLDVGKSAHHGHGLTPAGKKVFDKQLPNSEPKLRAVFDKLAAKFGTVLVIVDQPASIGALPLTVARDAGCKVAYLPGLAMRRIADLYPGEAKTDAKDAAVIADAARTMPHTLRSLELTDEITAELTVLVGFDQDLAAEATRTSNRIRGLLTQFHPSLERVLGPRLDHQAVTWLLERYGSPAALRKAGRRRLVELIRPKAPRMAQRLIDDVFEALDEQTVVVPGTGTLDIVVPSLARSLAAVHEQRRALEAQINALLEAHPLSPVLTSMPGVGVRTAAVLLVTVGDGTSFPNAAHLASYAGLAPTTKSSGTSIHGEHAPRGGNRQLKRAMFLSAFACMNADPASRAYYDKQRARGKTHTQALLRLARQRISVLFAMLRDGTFYESRTPADVELAA
- a CDS encoding IS5 family transposase; translation: MTERKPYPSDLSDGQWALIEPVITAWKSRHRSVSGHQGAYAMREIVNAILYQGRTGCQWAYLPNDLPPKSATYYYFAVWRDDGTDRVIHELLRCQVRERARRLEDPTLVVLDTQSVHAAAGVPASTSGRDAAKRVPGRKRGLAVDVLGLVIAVVVLAASAHDNAAGIALLGQVAENTGNTVEKALVDQGFKTAVVAHGTTLGIDVEIVQRNPQDIGFVPQPKRWRVEQTYGILILHRRLVRDYEHRPASSASRVYWAMTHVMARRLTGENTPTWRDPRVIAA